From the Leptospira biflexa serovar Patoc strain 'Patoc 1 (Paris)' genome, one window contains:
- a CDS encoding energy transducer TonB family protein gives MDSANSQYLSPWAKKSLTFFLWLSPLFSLGPFFAFGILFAFPKEFRLRLRAISVIAIYVLNWILFYPVELLHRSSMEWEGTINSFLAKDGTPFRMKLGFFLFCFFCLLANYIHSIRRNRKRELVREARIQNDFPGSGLRTEMRIRDTKFDTILLVLILALIIQFFFLYITENLNPQKNLSPLAPLYDVHQFVFNYSISICILLFSFNRNKIPSLMARPYLRYMEGIRIREAWKKAVKTEGKFPLRLELIVKEKAKFRDQILPGFGHIYVYEYWRGFPILFLTLLLYLFSAVWVFSYISPIFGIQFLAGFGLKPGIPDKDFFISSQNVAYAVFSVAALIGLYFYSATILEKSFSLENLGIKKDKDGESEPFFKPGLRKGFRNVLPLSLLFHLVLLCLVFLIPISIQRGKKKEQSAQKNDHFRPEKMEFYFIDPNVPDDTQGLNGGVITGNETENKEKGEKISNEKVADNGPVKGYIKKIRGKKVPPTYSNYISAKMRIPESYMDYWAKAPHPYSSVVAYTITQDGDVIDVELVEASDYPDQDLRTLQLVESLGPLMPPPGTKNDIRVTELFWNGPIDPEFVPTPLQKEMINLFDGRYMEELPE, from the coding sequence ATGGATTCGGCAAACTCTCAATACCTCTCTCCCTGGGCAAAAAAATCCTTAACGTTTTTCCTTTGGCTCTCACCCCTTTTCAGTTTGGGGCCTTTTTTCGCATTTGGAATCCTCTTTGCGTTTCCTAAAGAATTTCGATTACGCCTACGGGCCATATCCGTCATTGCGATTTATGTTTTGAATTGGATCCTCTTTTATCCGGTGGAACTTTTGCACAGATCCAGTATGGAATGGGAAGGCACGATTAATTCCTTCCTTGCAAAAGATGGCACTCCGTTCCGTATGAAGTTAGGATTTTTTCTTTTTTGTTTTTTCTGCCTTTTGGCAAATTACATCCACAGCATTCGAAGGAATCGAAAACGGGAATTGGTTCGAGAGGCCCGTATCCAAAATGATTTTCCAGGTTCAGGTCTTCGAACGGAAATGCGAATCAGGGATACAAAGTTCGATACCATTCTGCTTGTCCTTATTCTTGCTCTCATCATTCAATTTTTCTTTTTGTACATCACAGAAAACCTAAACCCTCAAAAAAATCTTTCACCTCTTGCTCCACTTTATGATGTTCACCAGTTTGTTTTCAATTATTCGATTTCAATTTGTATTTTACTATTTAGCTTCAATCGAAATAAAATCCCATCATTGATGGCAAGACCTTATTTGCGTTATATGGAAGGGATTCGGATCCGCGAAGCTTGGAAAAAGGCAGTCAAAACAGAAGGTAAATTTCCACTTCGATTGGAACTCATAGTCAAAGAGAAGGCAAAGTTCCGAGATCAAATTTTACCTGGGTTTGGACATATTTACGTTTATGAATATTGGCGTGGGTTTCCCATTTTATTTTTAACACTTTTGTTGTACTTATTTTCTGCGGTTTGGGTGTTTTCCTATATCAGTCCGATTTTTGGAATCCAGTTTTTGGCAGGGTTTGGATTAAAACCAGGGATTCCTGATAAAGATTTTTTTATTTCATCGCAAAACGTGGCTTATGCGGTTTTTTCTGTGGCAGCACTGATTGGATTGTATTTTTATTCTGCAACCATCTTAGAGAAGTCCTTTAGTTTAGAAAACCTGGGAATCAAAAAAGATAAAGACGGCGAAAGTGAACCTTTCTTCAAACCGGGCCTTCGAAAAGGGTTTCGGAATGTATTGCCACTCTCTCTTCTATTTCATTTGGTTTTACTTTGCCTTGTTTTTTTAATCCCCATTAGTATCCAACGTGGCAAAAAAAAGGAACAATCAGCACAAAAGAATGACCATTTCCGACCAGAAAAAATGGAATTTTATTTCATCGATCCCAATGTCCCCGACGATACCCAAGGTTTGAATGGGGGAGTGATCACAGGGAATGAAACGGAAAACAAAGAGAAGGGTGAAAAAATCTCCAATGAAAAGGTCGCTGACAATGGACCTGTCAAAGGATACATCAAAAAAATCCGAGGGAAAAAAGTTCCACCCACGTATTCGAATTATATCTCCGCAAAAATGCGGATCCCTGAAAGTTATATGGATTATTGGGCCAAAGCCCCTCATCCCTATTCGAGTGTTGTTGCTTATACCATCACCCAAGATGGAGATGTGATTGATGTGGAACTCGTGGAAGCCTCTGATTATCCCGACCAAGATTTAAGAACCTTACAGCTGGTAGAGAGTTTGGGTCCACTCATGCCACCGCCAGGAACTAAGAATGACATACGGGTCACGGAACTATTTTGGAACGGTCCCATCGATCCTGAGTTTGTCCCCACACCTTTACAAAAAGAAATGATCAACTTATTTGACGGCCGTTATATGGAAGAGTTACCTGAATGA
- a CDS encoding PrsW family glutamic-type intramembrane protease, producing MKEIGFYDYLIGAATVLPWAIVIWKAYKPKKGWQEVFGIILALVFGWLSTDLILRLHPIFWPEADFSPKKKVSLLTQTAHMAFIQAGITEETFKIFFIMILSFVFGYDRKTKLFSPNVVLFGAFVAMGFSFIENTHYIFREPEEKKWNLFIARTVHSSNIHLLINLCFSLFLLKSNFKADDSSKKVTILFGFVLAVLQHGVVDFLLIPGATIGLWISTAMFVGIWVWVVGDWRELIVSIKERPIKTNQTSEITE from the coding sequence ATGAAAGAAATTGGATTCTACGATTATCTGATAGGTGCTGCAACAGTGCTTCCATGGGCCATTGTGATTTGGAAAGCTTACAAACCTAAAAAAGGATGGCAGGAAGTATTTGGAATCATATTGGCTCTCGTATTTGGATGGTTGTCGACGGATTTAATTTTACGACTTCATCCCATCTTCTGGCCTGAGGCAGATTTTTCTCCCAAAAAAAAGGTGAGCTTACTCACACAAACCGCCCATATGGCTTTTATCCAAGCAGGGATCACGGAAGAGACGTTTAAAATATTTTTCATCATGATTTTATCGTTTGTATTCGGTTATGATCGTAAAACAAAACTATTTTCACCTAATGTTGTGTTATTTGGAGCCTTCGTGGCGATGGGTTTTTCCTTTATTGAAAATACTCATTATATCTTCCGAGAACCGGAGGAAAAAAAATGGAATCTTTTCATTGCAAGAACGGTCCATTCCTCCAATATCCACTTACTTATCAACTTGTGTTTTTCGCTCTTCCTATTAAAGAGTAATTTCAAAGCAGATGACAGTTCTAAAAAAGTCACCATTCTTTTTGGGTTCGTATTGGCTGTATTGCAACATGGAGTCGTTGACTTTTTACTCATTCCTGGAGCAACCATTGGACTTTGGATTTCCACCGCTATGTTTGTCGGCATTTGGGTTTGGGTTGTGGGTGATTGGCGTGAACTAATCGTTTCCATAAAAGAAAGACCAATCAAGACAAATCAAACTTCCGAGATTACCGAATGA